The following proteins are encoded in a genomic region of Penaeus chinensis breed Huanghai No. 1 chromosome 10, ASM1920278v2, whole genome shotgun sequence:
- the LOC125029446 gene encoding glycogen phosphorylase-like has product MAAPQTDLEKRKQISVRGIAQVENVGNVKKTFNRHLHYTLVKDRNVATPRDYYFALAHTIRDHLTSRWIRTQQHYYEKDPKRVYYLSLEYYMGRSLTNTMINLGIQSACDEALYQLGLDIEELESLEEDAGLGNGGLGRLAACFLDSMATLGMAAYGYGIRYEYGIFAQKIRNGEQVEEPDDWLRFGNPWEKARPEYMIPVNFYGRVEDTPQGKKWVDTQIVFAMPYDNPIPGYKNNVVNTMRLWSAKSPNNFNLKFFNDGDYIQAVLDRNFAENISRVLYPNDNFFEGKELRLKQEYFMVAATLQDIIRRFKASKFGSKDHVRTDFDTFPDKVALQLNDTHPSLAIPELMRILVDIEGLPWAKAWDICVKTCAYTNHTVLPEALERWPTSMLEHILPRHLQIIYEINHFHLQEVSKRWPGDLDRVRRMSLVEEHGEKRINMAHLCIVGAHAVNGVAAIHSEIIKRDIFKDFAEMNPEKFQNKTNGITPRRWLLLCNPALADVIAEKIGEEWVVHLDQLTKLKPLAKDAGFIRAVQTAKQENKLRLAKQLEQDYGVKVNPSSMFDIQVKRIHEYKRQLLNCLHIITMYNRIKANPGAPFVPRTVMIGGKAAPGYHTAKQIIRLICAVARVVNNDPIVGDKLKVVYLENYRVTLAEQIIPAADLSEQISTAGTEASGTGNMKFMLNGALTIGTLDGANIEMMEEMGKENIFIFGMTVEEVEELKRRGYNAHDYYNRIPELRQCIDQISSGFFSPSNPDQFKDLVNILMYHDRFYLFADFESYIKCQDSVNMLYQKPNEWTSKAIMNIASSGKFSSDRTIAQYGREIWGVEPSWEKLPAPHEPRDTDITREEAK; this is encoded by the exons CGTGTGTACTACCTCTCCCTGGAGTACTACATGGGCCGCTCACTGACCAACACTATGATCAACTTGGGCATTCAGTCGGCCTGTGATGAAGCTCTCTATCAACTTGGATTGGATATCGAGGAACTTGAATCTCTGGAGGAGGATGCTGGTTTGGGTAATGGTGGCCTCGGGCGGTTGGCGGCGTGCTTCCTGGACTCTATGGCTACCTTGGGTATGGCAGCCTACGGTTATGGCATCCGTTACGAATACGGCATCTTTGCTCAGAAGATCCGAAATGGAGAGCAG GTTGAGGAGCCTGATGACTGGCTGCGCTTTGGCAACCCATGGGAGAAGGCACGACCAGAGTACATGATTCCTGTTAACTTCTATGGACGCGTAGAGGACACACCCCAGGGCAAGAAGTGGGTTGACACTCAG ATTGTGTTTGCTATGCCTTATGATAACCCTATTCCGGGCTACAAGAACAATGTTGTGAATACCATGAGGCTGTGGTCTGCCAAGTCCCCCAATAACTTCAATCTGAAGTTCT TCAATGATGGTGACTACATCCAGGCTGTCCTTGACCGTAACTTTGCTGAGAACATCTCGCGCGTCTTGTACCCCAATGACAATTTCTTTGAGGGTAAAGAACTTCGCTTGAAGCAGGAATATTTCATGGTTGCCGCCACTCTTCAGGATATCATTAGACGCTTCAAGGCCTCCAAGTTCGGCTCAAAAGACCATGTTCGCACGGATTTCGACACATTCCCTGATAAG GTAGCACTCCAGCTGAACGACACTCATCCTTCCCTGGCCATTCCTGAACTGATGCGCATCTTGGTTGACATTGAAGGTCTCCCATGGGCTAAGGCATGGGACATTTGTGTGAAGACCTGTGCATACACCAATCACACTGTGTTGCCTGAAGCCCTGGAGCGCTGGCCCACAAGCATGCTGGAACACATTCTTCCAAGGCATCTCCAGATTATCTACGAGATCAACCATTTCCATCTGCAGGAGGTCTCAAAGAG GTGGCCTGGAGATTTGGATCGTGTGAGGCGCATGTCCCTGGTGGAAGAGCATGGTGAAAAGAGAATTAACATGGCTCATCTCTGCATTGTGGGCGCTCATGCTGTGAATGGTGTTGCTGCCATTCACTCTGAGATCATCAAGCGAGACATCTTCAAAGACTTTGCGGAAATGAATCCTGAGAAATTCCAGAACAAGACCAATGGCATCACTCCTCGCCGTTGGCTCTTGCTTTGCAATCCAGCTCTTGCTGATGTTATTGCAGAGAAGATTGGGGAAGAATGGGTTGTGCATCTTGATCAGCTCACTAAGCTGAAGCCTCTTGCTAAGGATGCTGGTTTCATCCGTGCTGTGCAAACagcaaagcaagaaaacaaactgCGTCTCGCTAAACAGCTAGAGCAGGACTATGGTGTTAAGGTGAATCCCTCCTCCATGTTTGATATTCAGGTTAAGCGTATTCACGAGTATAAGCGTCAGTTGCTTAACTGTCTCCACATTATTACTATGTACAACCGCATCAAGGCTAACCCAGGAGCTCCATTTGTACCTCGCACAGTTATGATTGGTGGTAAAGCTGCCCCTGGCTACCACACAGCTAAGCAGATAATCCGTCTCATTTGTGCTGTTGCTCGTGTAGTAAACAATGACCCTATTGTTGGGGATAAACTGAAGGTTGTGTATCTGGAGAACTACCGAGTTACATTGGCTGAACAAATCATCCCAGCTGCCGATCTCTCGGAACAGATCTCTACAGCTGGAACTGAAGCTTCTGGTACTGGCAATATGAAGTTCATGCTTAATGGTGCACTTACAATTGGCACTCTTGATGGTGCAAATATTGAGATGATGGAAGAGATGGGCAAGGAGAACATCTTCATCTTTGGCATGACTGTTGAGGAAGTAGAGGAGCTCAAGCGTCGTGGTTACAATGCTCATGATTATTACAATCGCATCCCAGAGTTGCGCCAGTGCATTGATCAGATCAGCAGTGGATTCTTCTCCCCTAGCAATCCAGACCAATTCAAGGACTTGGTCAACATCCTCATGTATCATGATCGCTTCTACCTGTTCGCTGACTTTGAATCTTACATCAAATGCCAAGATTCTGTCAACATGCTGTACCAGAAGCCAAATGAATGGACCAGCAAGGCGATCATGAACATTGCCTCCTCCGGCAAGTTCTCCAGTGACAGAACCATTGCACAGTATGGCCGAGAAATCTGGGGGGTTGAGCCCTCATGGGAGAAGTTGCCTGCTCCCCACGAGCCACGTGATACAGATATTACCAGAGAAGAAGCCAAGTAA